Part of the Spiribacter salinus M19-40 genome, TCGGATCACGGTAAGGGCAGTCGCAATTCGGATCAGCGGGGACGCGGCCGATGATGAAGCATTCGCGGCGCTTCGTGAGCGCTTGCCGCTTGAGTCCGGCCAGGGGCTCGACCACGGAGATTATCAATCGAGTAAACGCGCGCTGCGCAATCTCGCCATCGAGCGGGGGTATTTCGACTATCGCTTTAGTCAGGCGGAACTGGCAATTGATGTCGATGAAGGGTGGGCCGATGTCACGCTAGAGCTCGATAGTGGCGATCGCTACATGCTGGGGGAGGTCGGCTTTTCAAGCGTCCCGCTGCGTGCGTCGTTTCTCCAACGCCTGGTGCCGTTTGCGCCCGGTGCGCCGTACAGCGCCGAGCGGGTCGCGGAGCTTAACCGGCGACTGCTCGAGAGCGGCTATTTTGATGACGCGGTGGTGGATACACGGCGTGAAGCCGCTGAGGGAAAGAGGATTCCTGTCGAGGCCAATGTGGGGATGCGGGATCGCAATACCGTCTCGACGGGCCTTGGTTACTCAACGGATGAGGGTCCGCGAGTCCGCCTGGGATTTACTCGCCATTACGTCAACAATCGTGGGCATTCGTTGACCAGCGAGGTACGCGCCTCCCCGGTCAATCAGGGCGTTAATGCCCGCTATCGAATACCGCTGGGCGATCCACTCAATGACAATCTCTCCGTGAACGCGGGCTGGGATAATGAAGAGGTCGACGACCAGGCGAGTGAGCGATACGCCTTCGGCCTGAGTCGGCGACAGGAATTCACCTCGGGGTGGGTCCGGACGCAGTCAGTCCGGTATCTCGATGAGCGTTTTTCGGCGGGTGAGGACAGCGGGCGCAGCGCGTTGCTCATGCCAGGGCTGTCATTCTCCCGCACCCGCTCGCGCGGGGGCATCGATCCCTTCCGTGGCGATTATCAGCACTATTCTATTGAGGGCAGCGCGCGCGCGCTGGGGTCCGATGTCGATATCGCGCGGTTGCGTCTGGGTAATACCTGGCTGCGCAGCATCGGGCGTGCGCATCGGTTTCAGCTCCGGGCGGATCTGGGGGGTATTGCCACCAACGATTTTGATGACGTTCCGACCTCGCTGCGTTTCTTCGCCGGTGGAGACCAGAGTGTCCGCGGATTCAGTTACCGCAGCCTTGGCCCGACTGATGCGGGCGGTGAGGTCACCGGGGGGCGCTACCTGGCGACCGGGAGTGCGGAATATAGTTATGCCGTGCGTGGCAACTGGCGCTTAGCACTGTTTGCGGATGCGGGTAATGCGTTTGATGGCCCGGATGAACTGGATCCTGAAGTCGGCACGGGCTTTGGTCTGCGCTGGGGCTCGCCGGTCGGTCCACTGCGAGTCGACATTGCCTGGGGCGTGAGCCGCGATGACATCCCGGTCCGATTACACCTGTCGGTCGGGCCGCCGTTCTGATGCGTGGGCTGATCTGGCTAACACTCTCTTTGCTGATCGCGCTTGCCGTGGCGCTGGCCTGGCTGGTCAGTACCGAGCCGGGTGCGCGCTGGCTTGCAGGTCAGGCCGATGACGCCGTGCCGGCGCTATCCGTAGGATCGGTCTCTGGCAGCGTGATTGATCAGCTTGAGCTGACGGATCTGCAATGGACTGATGCGCAGGGAACCTACTCGGTCAGCGAACTGGCGCTGGACTGGCAGCCGAGCTGCCTGCGGCGGTGGACGTTCTGTGTTGAGCGGTTGGTCCTTGAGGACCTGGTCGTGGATCGGCGAGCTGCCAGCCGTCAGCCTGAGGGGACAATAACGACGGCGCCGCCGGCGCGCGGGCTGGGGTTGCCCCTCGATGTGGATGTCCAGTCGCTCTCGATCGAGGCGGGTGTGCTGCGAACAGCGGGGCGGCAATTCGTCTACGACCACCTCGATGCGCGCTTTAGTCTGCGGGACGCGACACTGGCGATTGAGTCGCTCTCGGTTGCCGGCCCGGCGGGTCAAGCCAGCGCCGAAGGCGAGTTCCTGCTCAAAGATGACTGGCCGCTTGCGGCAAGCCTGCATGCTGAGCCCAGCGCCCATCTGACCGAAGGACGGGTTTTGACGGCAAGCGCTGAGCTCAGCGGCCGTGCTGGCGCACTGGATGTGGAGGGCACCCTGCGCGGTCTGGAAACCGGGCCGGTGGATCTCTCGCTGTCGCTCGCTTTGCTGGAGCAACCGCTTGTGGTCGAGGCTGAGGCCCGAGCAGAGGGCGGCAGGCTAAAAGCAGACGCCCGCCTTGGGGAGTCACTGACGGTGGCCGCTGATCTTCAGGCACCTGACCTGGCGGTCTTCTGGCCAGGGCTCGAGGGCGCGCTAAGCGGCACGATGGATGTATCGGGTGATGTGCACGCGCCGCGCATACGTGCGGACCTGCTTGCACGCGATGTCCGGTACGCGGGCAGCGCGCTGACGACTGGTTCGCTGGCGGGTTTCTGGGATGCCGAGGCAGGCGGGGACCTCACCCTGGCCGTTGACGGATTGCAGTACGAAGACCAGGCCCTCGGTCAACTTGAGGCGTCGTTGGAGGGTAAGCCCTCAGCGCATCAGTTCACTCTGGCGCTGGCTGGCGGACCGGTGCCTGTCGAGGTCCAGCTGGAGGGAGGCATCGCCCCGGATAGCTGGCAATGGCAGGGCCATGTGCTCGGGGCAACGGCCAAGCTGCCGGATGGCCGCTGGCGGCTGGAGGATCAGCCAGCCCTCGAGCTCGACCCGGCTGAGCGCTCCGTGCAGCTTGCAGGACATTGCTGGGCCCGTGAGGCATACCGTGTGTGTGCTGAGCGCCTCACGGCGAGCCCAAGTGAGGCTCAGCTTCGGCTGGCCTCAGAGGCCGTCGACCTGGTGGTTGTGGAACGGTGGCTGCCCGCAGACCTGGGACTACCGGGTGAAGTCAGTGGAACCGCAGATCTTGACTGGCGGGCGGGCCAGCCGCCAGAAGCGCGTTTGACCCTGGTCACCGAAAACAGCCAAGTCCGGCTGCCACAGCCAGCCGGTGCTGAGCCACTGGCCCTTGATTACGACCGTGTGGTGGTGGACGCCGATCTACGCCCGGCATCGGCCACCTTGCGTGTCGGGATTGCGGCGGATGACCTCGGTCGCGGCGGATTCAGCGTGTCGTTTGACCCGACCGTGGCCATGGAGAATGCCGAGGCAACGTCCGTCAATGGAACGGTCTGGCTGGATGCCCTCCCGTTGACACCGCTGGCCGGGCTGCTGCCGCAAGTCCGGGGTGTGGCGGGTGCGCTCCGCGCCAACGGCGAGTTAACCGGGGCGCTGGGTTCGCCTGCCTTCCAGGGCCGGATCGCCCTGCGTGATGGGCGGTTGCGACCGGCCGCCATTTCCACGCCGTTGGAGTCCATTGACCTGGAGGCGGTGATTGAGGGACGTCGGGCTGTGATTGATGGCCGCTTTGTCGCTGGCGAGGGTCAGGCCACGGTGAGCGGTGATATCGATTGGTCGACAGGCCAGGCTGAAGGGGCCATCAATTTGGTGGGCGAGGGCTTGGAGATTGAGCAGGGGCCCTCGGTGGCCTTGCAGGTTGATCCATCACTTCGCCTGGCCCTCGAGCCTGAGGTGATCCGGCTGTCTGGCGAGGTGGATGTGCCTTACGGGCGTTTGCGCCTGGTGGGGGGCTCCCCAAATGCGACGCGGGTGTCGGGTGATGCCGTGCGCGTGGGCGGCGTGGGTGAGCAGCAGGCTCGTGCGGAAGCCGCTGGGATGGGCGCGCGATCGCTGGAGAGCGAAATCCGTGTGGTCCTTGGCGATGATGTGCGGTTCGAGGGCTTCGGCGCCGCTGGCGGGCTCAACGGCGAGGTGCGCCTGCAACAGCTCGGTGGCGAAACGGTTGAGGGTGAGGGGGTGATTGAACTGGTTGACGCCCGTTACCAGGCCTATGGGCAAGATCTGCGGGTACGCCGCGGGCGTATCATCTTCTCGGGTCCCCTGAGCGACCCACGGCTCGACATCGAGGCGGTCCGTGAGGGCGAGCAGATGATGGCGGGTGTCCGCGTTGATGGCTCGGCGCGGAGTCCAGGTATAACGCTGTTTTCGACGCCACCGATGGAGCAGGTGGACATTCTGGCCTACCTGCTCACTGGCCGACCGCCTGGTGAGGAATCGCCAAGTGAGACGGCCCTGCTGGGGCAAGCAGCGTTGTCGCTGGGCGTGCTGGGGGGTGAGAGCGCAGGCCAGGCCTTGGCCGACGAGCTGGGCATTGAAGGCTTTCAGCTGGAGGCGGGCGGTGAGGGTGAACAAGCGCAGGTCGCGGTGAGTGGATACATCGCCCCCAACCTGCTCGTGCGCTATGGCGTGGGCGTATTCGAACCGGACGACACGCTGAGTCTGCGCTACTACCTCAGTCAGCAGTTTTACCTGGAGGCGATCAGTGGCACTGAAAGTGCGCTCGATATTTTCTATACGTTCGACTACGACTGACTGGACGAACTCGGGCGTCGGTTGTTTCCGCCCCCGCTGCCGCGCCGATTCCCCCCCGTGCTGCGGCGATTGTCCATCCGTGCCGGGGCTTTGATGTCAGTGGCGATCAGGTCCGGTGGCGCCATCTCCGAGGGTATTTTCTGGTCAATGTACTTCTCGATGTCCGGCAACGAGTAGACGTAGCTCTCGCAGGCGAAGCTGATCGCTTCTCCGGCCGCTCCG contains:
- a CDS encoding translocation/assembly module TamB domain-containing protein, encoding MRGLIWLTLSLLIALAVALAWLVSTEPGARWLAGQADDAVPALSVGSVSGSVIDQLELTDLQWTDAQGTYSVSELALDWQPSCLRRWTFCVERLVLEDLVVDRRAASRQPEGTITTAPPARGLGLPLDVDVQSLSIEAGVLRTAGRQFVYDHLDARFSLRDATLAIESLSVAGPAGQASAEGEFLLKDDWPLAASLHAEPSAHLTEGRVLTASAELSGRAGALDVEGTLRGLETGPVDLSLSLALLEQPLVVEAEARAEGGRLKADARLGESLTVAADLQAPDLAVFWPGLEGALSGTMDVSGDVHAPRIRADLLARDVRYAGSALTTGSLAGFWDAEAGGDLTLAVDGLQYEDQALGQLEASLEGKPSAHQFTLALAGGPVPVEVQLEGGIAPDSWQWQGHVLGATAKLPDGRWRLEDQPALELDPAERSVQLAGHCWAREAYRVCAERLTASPSEAQLRLASEAVDLVVVERWLPADLGLPGEVSGTADLDWRAGQPPEARLTLVTENSQVRLPQPAGAEPLALDYDRVVVDADLRPASATLRVGIAADDLGRGGFSVSFDPTVAMENAEATSVNGTVWLDALPLTPLAGLLPQVRGVAGALRANGELTGALGSPAFQGRIALRDGRLRPAAISTPLESIDLEAVIEGRRAVIDGRFVAGEGQATVSGDIDWSTGQAEGAINLVGEGLEIEQGPSVALQVDPSLRLALEPEVIRLSGEVDVPYGRLRLVGGSPNATRVSGDAVRVGGVGEQQARAEAAGMGARSLESEIRVVLGDDVRFEGFGAAGGLNGEVRLQQLGGETVEGEGVIELVDARYQAYGQDLRVRRGRIIFSGPLSDPRLDIEAVREGEQMMAGVRVDGSARSPGITLFSTPPMEQVDILAYLLTGRPPGEESPSETALLGQAALSLGVLGGESAGQALADELGIEGFQLEAGGEGEQAQVAVSGYIAPNLLVRYGVGVFEPDDTLSLRYYLSQQFYLEAISGTESALDIFYTFDYD
- a CDS encoding autotransporter assembly complex protein TamA; amino-acid sequence: MTAASRLTPWLVCLGLALLMASTRTDASVRVSVNGVEGEVRDNVLAFIDADVDLDSELAARFYQDRTRRQVQEALEALGYYQAAIALELEPVQGDWVLSADIEPGPRITVRAVAIRISGDAADDEAFAALRERLPLESGQGLDHGDYQSSKRALRNLAIERGYFDYRFSQAELAIDVDEGWADVTLELDSGDRYMLGEVGFSSVPLRASFLQRLVPFAPGAPYSAERVAELNRRLLESGYFDDAVVDTRREAAEGKRIPVEANVGMRDRNTVSTGLGYSTDEGPRVRLGFTRHYVNNRGHSLTSEVRASPVNQGVNARYRIPLGDPLNDNLSVNAGWDNEEVDDQASERYAFGLSRRQEFTSGWVRTQSVRYLDERFSAGEDSGRSALLMPGLSFSRTRSRGGIDPFRGDYQHYSIEGSARALGSDVDIARLRLGNTWLRSIGRAHRFQLRADLGGIATNDFDDVPTSLRFFAGGDQSVRGFSYRSLGPTDAGGEVTGGRYLATGSAEYSYAVRGNWRLALFADAGNAFDGPDELDPEVGTGFGLRWGSPVGPLRVDIAWGVSRDDIPVRLHLSVGPPF